A stretch of Malus sylvestris chromosome 11, drMalSylv7.2, whole genome shotgun sequence DNA encodes these proteins:
- the LOC126588581 gene encoding uncharacterized protein LOC126588581, which yields MNPLISLLQCLVLIISLFITISVSATLFNIPRLSPNAGAFVQGNYFAHDHPKPLSAFDPVTEFQTFYYNQTLDHFNFRPDSFNTFQQRYLINFKHWGGSNISAPIFAYLGEEESIDVDLSIIGFLSENADQFQALQIFIEHRYYGQSVPFRSREEAFKNASTIGYFNSAQAMADYAEILIHVKKQLRAEHSPVIVIGASYGGMLASWFRLKYPHVALGALASSAPILYFEDIIPPEKGYYSIVTKDFQEASETCYQTIKKSWSEIDDIASKPEGLSFLSNKFRTCSPLTRSSELKNYLDSLYCEAAQYNSPPSYPVTVVCGGIDGVSSGNDTLSKIFAGVVAYYGNRSCYVNEPRNLSETDVGWRWQTCSDLVIPMGVSNDSMFPPYQFDLQEHIDSCKALYGVPPRPHWATTYFGGHDIKLALYRFASNIIFSNGLRDPYSSGGVLENISDTVVAVHAKNGSHCLDVLRSDSTDPGWLVEQRKTEVKIIEGWLAEYYGELRAFEQ from the exons ATGAACCCACTCATATCTTTGCTTCAATGCCTTGTACTAATTATTTCTCTCTTTATCACAATCTCAGTTTCTGCTACACTCTTTAACATCCCGCGGCTAAGTCCGAATGCTGGAGCATTCGTACAAGGAAATTATTTTGCACACGACCACCCAAAACCTTTGTCTGCATTTGATCCAGTTACAGAATTTCAAACATTTTATTACAACCAAACACTTGACCATTTCAACTTCAGGCCTGATAGCTTCAATACTTTTCAGCAAAGATATTTGATCAATTTCAAGCATTGGGGAGGCTCCAATATCAGCGCACCAATATTTGCTTACCTTGGTGAAGAAGAATCCATTGATGTTGATCTATCTATTATTGGCTTTCTTAGTGAAAACGCCGATCAGTTTCAAGCTCTCCAGATATTTATCGAG CACCGTTACTATGGGCAATCAGTCCCATTTAGATCAAGGGAAGAGGCATTTAAAAATGCAAGCACTATTGGGTACTTCAACTCAGCTCAAGCAATGGCAGATTATGCAGAGATCCTCATACATGTAAAGAAGCAACTCCGCGCTGAACATTCTCCGGTGATTGTTATCGGTGCATCATATGGTGGAA TGCTTGCTTCATGGTTTCGGCTAAAATATCCCCATGTCGCTCTAGGAGCTCTAGCCTCATCAGCTCCAATTCTGTACTTTGAGGACATTATTCCACCTGAAAAAGGATATTATTCAATTGTTACCAAAGATTTTCAa GAAGCCAGTGAAACTTGCTACCAGACCATAAAAAAGTCGTGGTCCGAAATTGATGATATTGCTTCCAAGCCTGAAGGCCTCTCATTTCTTAGCAACAAATTCCGCACTTGCAG TCCGTTGACCAGGTCGTCTGAGCTGAAGAACTACTTGGATAGTTTGTATTGTGAGGCAGCTCAATACAATAGTCCACCAAGTTATCCAGTTACTGTTGTCTGTGGCGGAATTGATGGAGTTTCTTCTGGAAATGATACTCTAAGCAAAATATTTGCAGGTGTTGTTGCATATTATGGAAACAGGTCGTGCTATGTTAATGAACCCAGAAACCTATCTGAAACAGATGTAGGGTGGCGTTGGCAG ACGTGTAGTGACTTGGTGATTCCCATGGGCGTCAGCAATGATTCCATGTTCCCACCTTACCAATTCGATCTGCAAGAACACATCGACTCCTGCAAAGCGTTGTATGGTGTCCCTCCTCGTCCTCATTGGGCCACTACTTACTTTGGAGGCCAT GATATAAAACTCGCACTCTACAGGTTCGCTAGCAATATTATTTTCTCCAATGGGCTCCGAGACCCGTACAGTAGTGGCGG GGTTTTGGAGAACATATCAGACACTGTCGTTGCAGTCCATGCAAAGAATG GGTCTCATTGCTTAGATGTACTTCGATCAGATAGTACTGATCCAGGCTGGTTGGTGGAGCAACGAAAAACTGAGGTGAAGATCATTGAAGGATGGCTGGCCGAGTACTATGGCGAGCTTCGGGCATTCGAACAGTAG